The following coding sequences lie in one Yoonia sp. G8-12 genomic window:
- the lysA gene encoding diaminopimelate decarboxylase: MDHFLYRDGALYAEDVPVAEIAAAVGTPFYVYSTATLKRHFQLFDEALDWADHLVCFAMKSLSNQAVIKLLGNAGAGMDVVSGGEYLRAKAAGVPGDRIVFSGVGKTADEMRLAIEGGIRQFNVESEPEMIVLDQVAQSLGAIAPITIRVNPDVDAKTHAKIATGKSENKFGIPISRAREVYAMAAKMPGLKVIGIDVHIGSQLTELAPFEAAYNKVAELTEQLRADGHEITRLDLGGGLGIPYARSNEAPPLPTDYGALIQRTVGHLGCEIEIEPGRLISGNAGLMVSKVIYVKSGEDREFLILDGAMNDLIRPAMYDAWHDIVPVIEAAAGTEPVKYDIVGPVCESGDTFAKGREMPTVVAGDLVAFRSAGAYGAVMSSEYNSRPLIPEVLVDGDQFAVIRARPTYEEMIARDNVPAWLE; this comes from the coding sequence TTGGATCATTTTCTCTATCGTGATGGCGCGCTTTATGCAGAAGATGTGCCTGTTGCAGAAATCGCGGCTGCCGTTGGCACGCCATTCTATGTGTATTCAACAGCCACTCTGAAACGGCATTTTCAGCTCTTTGATGAAGCTCTGGATTGGGCTGACCACCTTGTCTGCTTTGCGATGAAATCGCTCTCTAACCAGGCTGTGATCAAGCTTTTGGGCAATGCCGGCGCTGGCATGGATGTGGTGTCTGGCGGTGAATACCTGCGTGCGAAAGCGGCGGGTGTGCCGGGTGATCGCATTGTGTTTTCCGGTGTCGGTAAAACCGCCGATGAAATGCGCCTCGCGATTGAGGGTGGTATTCGCCAGTTCAATGTCGAAAGCGAGCCTGAGATGATCGTGCTTGATCAGGTGGCGCAGTCGCTTGGGGCCATAGCCCCGATCACAATCCGCGTTAACCCTGACGTTGATGCCAAAACGCACGCCAAAATCGCCACTGGCAAGTCAGAGAACAAGTTCGGCATCCCCATCAGTCGCGCGCGTGAGGTCTACGCGATGGCCGCCAAGATGCCGGGCCTGAAGGTGATTGGGATTGATGTGCATATCGGGTCGCAGTTGACCGAGTTGGCTCCCTTTGAGGCCGCCTATAACAAGGTTGCCGAACTGACCGAACAGCTGCGCGCAGACGGGCATGAGATCACGCGTCTTGATCTGGGTGGTGGTTTGGGCATTCCATACGCGCGGTCGAACGAAGCACCGCCATTGCCAACAGATTATGGTGCGCTCATTCAGCGCACCGTTGGCCATTTGGGATGCGAGATCGAGATTGAACCGGGTCGCCTGATTTCGGGCAACGCGGGCTTGATGGTGTCGAAGGTGATATACGTGAAATCCGGTGAAGATCGCGAATTCCTGATCCTTGATGGTGCGATGAATGACCTGATCCGCCCCGCGATGTACGACGCCTGGCACGATATTGTGCCTGTAATTGAGGCCGCAGCAGGCACAGAACCTGTCAAATACGACATCGTTGGGCCGGTTTGTGAAAGCGGCGATACCTTTGCCAAAGGCCGCGAAATGCCCACCGTTGTCGCCGGTGATCTGGTCGCCTTCCGTTCTGCGGGTGCTTATGGTGCTGTGATGTCGTCGGAATATAATTCCCGCCCGCTGATCCCCGAGGTGCTGGTCGATGGCGATCAATTTGCAGTTATCCGCGCGCGCCCTACCTATGAAGAGATGATCGCACGCGATAACGTTCCGGCATGGCTTGAGTGA
- a CDS encoding TIGR02302 family protein: MRHLRFPVTATRLGMVAEQVVRAFWPFWTTVFLILAPLMMGWQDVLPLEVIWGGAVVSGLAFIATLVWGIRRFRMPSAAEALGRVDAAMPGRPIAAIADTQAIGSGDAASEAVWRAHMARMAERTKEARPVEPDLRVSDRDPYGLRFIALLFFVAAVMFGSFFRVASVGDMVTRGEQTLATGPVWEGWVEAPAYTGKPSIYLNDVPAGPLRVAVGSQVTLRLYGEVGALTVAETISGRVEDVGSAAEAQQQFTVTQSGTLSISGGRDTTWEITAIEDAAPGVDLTGPVEVDAMGELSQPFTAFDDYGVEFGTATFTLDLTAVERQHGLTIDPDPIDPLVLDLPMPFTGDRSDFDEFLVDNLSEHPLANLPVTLTLEVIDAAEQTGTTPPEAMVMPGRRFFQPFARAVIEQRRDLMWSKANARRVNQILRAVSHRPEGLFSNETTYLRLRTIIRRLDSFAETGLTDEGQAEIVEALWDLAIQLEDGRLADARERLRRAQERLAEAMRNGASDEEIAELMQELREATNDYLRMLAEESEPSDGTDQADSGQQGQQMGMDELQALMDRIEELMQEGRMAEAQELMEQLNQMMENMRVTQGEGGDGPPSPGEQSMQDLSDTLREQEELSDDSFSDLQDQFNPGEQGQQGQQGEQGQQGQEPGGQPGQQGEQGNEPGQGGQQGQGQGVGDNSESGEQRGDGAGGEGDQRSLAERQRALREELQRQRDGLPNLGGDAGEQARRSLERAEGAMEGAEDALRDGDLAEAIDQQAEAMDALRNGMRELGQAMAENQNAEPGQGSEQGEASGRPVPGQRDPLGREMGNTGQLGTDQELLGNGDINRRAEELLDEIRRRSAEQDRPEIERDYLRRLLDQF; encoded by the coding sequence ATGCGCCACTTGCGCTTTCCTGTTACCGCCACCCGTTTGGGTATGGTGGCCGAACAGGTTGTGCGCGCGTTCTGGCCTTTTTGGACCACTGTCTTTCTGATACTCGCACCCCTGATGATGGGCTGGCAGGATGTGCTGCCGCTTGAGGTAATCTGGGGCGGGGCGGTTGTTTCTGGCCTCGCGTTTATCGCAACCCTCGTTTGGGGCATCCGGCGTTTCCGCATGCCCTCTGCGGCTGAGGCGCTTGGCCGTGTCGATGCGGCCATGCCCGGCAGACCTATTGCTGCGATAGCGGACACCCAAGCCATCGGTAGCGGCGATGCCGCATCCGAAGCCGTTTGGCGGGCACATATGGCGCGGATGGCCGAACGCACCAAAGAAGCGCGGCCTGTTGAACCTGATTTGCGCGTCTCGGACCGTGACCCTTATGGTCTGCGGTTTATTGCGCTGCTGTTCTTTGTAGCCGCCGTGATGTTCGGGTCGTTCTTTCGCGTGGCGTCTGTCGGTGACATGGTCACGCGGGGTGAGCAGACTTTGGCCACCGGTCCGGTCTGGGAAGGTTGGGTCGAAGCGCCCGCCTATACCGGTAAGCCGTCGATCTATCTTAATGATGTGCCTGCGGGCCCGCTGCGCGTGGCTGTGGGCAGTCAGGTGACCTTGCGCCTTTACGGTGAAGTGGGTGCGCTGACCGTTGCCGAGACGATCTCGGGGCGGGTTGAGGACGTAGGCTCGGCAGCTGAGGCGCAGCAGCAGTTCACCGTGACCCAATCAGGCACCCTCTCGATCAGTGGGGGCAGGGATACCACATGGGAAATTACCGCGATTGAAGACGCAGCACCCGGCGTTGATCTGACGGGCCCCGTCGAAGTGGACGCAATGGGTGAGCTTTCGCAGCCTTTCACCGCTTTTGATGACTACGGCGTTGAGTTTGGCACAGCGACCTTCACCCTTGATCTGACGGCGGTTGAGCGGCAGCACGGGTTGACGATTGATCCTGATCCGATTGATCCTTTGGTGCTGGACCTGCCGATGCCTTTCACCGGTGACAGGTCGGATTTTGACGAATTTCTGGTCGATAACCTCAGCGAGCATCCTTTGGCGAACCTGCCTGTGACCCTCACGCTGGAAGTGATCGACGCGGCCGAGCAAACCGGCACAACTCCGCCAGAGGCGATGGTGATGCCCGGACGGCGTTTCTTTCAGCCTTTTGCCCGTGCGGTGATTGAACAGAGGCGTGACCTGATGTGGTCCAAGGCGAATGCGCGCCGCGTGAATCAGATTTTGCGCGCCGTGTCGCATCGTCCCGAGGGGCTTTTTTCGAACGAGACAACCTATCTTCGGTTGCGCACCATCATTCGCAGGCTTGATAGCTTTGCCGAGACCGGCCTCACCGATGAGGGACAGGCCGAAATCGTGGAAGCGCTTTGGGACCTTGCGATCCAACTGGAAGATGGTCGTTTGGCCGATGCCCGCGAACGCCTGCGCCGCGCGCAAGAGCGGTTGGCCGAAGCGATGCGCAATGGTGCTTCGGACGAGGAAATCGCGGAGTTGATGCAGGAATTGCGCGAAGCGACGAATGACTATCTGCGGATGTTGGCCGAAGAGAGCGAACCCTCTGATGGCACGGACCAAGCCGACAGCGGCCAGCAAGGCCAGCAAATGGGCATGGATGAGTTGCAGGCGCTGATGGACCGTATCGAAGAGCTGATGCAAGAGGGCCGGATGGCCGAGGCGCAAGAGCTGATGGAACAGCTGAACCAGATGATGGAAAACATGCGCGTAACCCAAGGCGAGGGTGGTGACGGCCCGCCAAGCCCGGGCGAGCAATCTATGCAAGACCTTTCCGATACGCTGCGCGAGCAAGAAGAACTCTCAGACGATAGTTTCAGCGATCTGCAGGACCAGTTTAACCCCGGCGAGCAAGGCCAGCAAGGACAGCAAGGAGAACAAGGCCAGCAGGGTCAGGAACCCGGCGGACAGCCCGGCCAACAGGGTGAGCAAGGCAATGAACCGGGTCAAGGTGGTCAGCAAGGCCAAGGTCAGGGCGTTGGCGACAATAGCGAAAGCGGCGAACAACGCGGCGACGGTGCCGGCGGCGAGGGTGATCAGCGTAGTCTTGCAGAACGTCAGCGGGCCTTGCGCGAAGAATTGCAGCGCCAGCGTGATGGTCTGCCAAACCTTGGCGGCGACGCAGGCGAGCAAGCCCGCCGGTCCCTTGAGCGTGCAGAAGGTGCCATGGAAGGCGCCGAGGACGCGCTGCGCGACGGCGATCTGGCCGAGGCAATTGATCAGCAGGCCGAAGCCATGGACGCCCTGCGCAATGGTATGCGCGAGTTGGGACAGGCGATGGCCGAAAATCAAAATGCTGAACCCGGACAAGGCTCTGAGCAGGGCGAGGCGAGTGGCCGTCCGGTTCCCGGTCAGCGTGACCCGCTGGGCCGCGAGATGGGTAACACCGGTCAGTTGGGCACCGATCAAGAGCTGTTGGGGAACGGCGATATCAATCGCCGCGCTGAAGAACTGCTGGACGAAATCCGCCGCCGTTCGGCCGAGCAGGACAGACCCGAGATCGAGCGGGATTATCTGCGACGCTTGCTGGATCAGTTCTAG
- a CDS encoding DUF2834 domain-containing protein: protein MRNVFLALAIWGAIHPMYYFITWFQAEGWSIMAMVDAWHVNAATSGLVWDLTIAAIALTVWIIAEAIKRKNWLSLLAIPATYCIGVSCGLPLYLYLRDRIVYRRDKQRVRV from the coding sequence ATGCGGAACGTTTTTCTGGCGCTCGCAATCTGGGGTGCGATCCACCCGATGTATTACTTCATCACCTGGTTTCAGGCCGAAGGCTGGAGCATCATGGCGATGGTTGACGCATGGCATGTGAATGCGGCGACCAGCGGTCTGGTTTGGGATCTGACGATTGCGGCGATTGCGCTGACGGTCTGGATTATTGCCGAGGCAATCAAGAGGAAGAACTGGCTCAGCCTGCTGGCGATTCCCGCCACCTATTGCATCGGGGTGAGCTGTGGTTTGCCGCTCTATCTCTATCTGCGGGACCGGATCGTTTATCGCCGCGACAAACAGCGCGTGCGCGTTTAA